A single region of the Nicotiana sylvestris chromosome 6, ASM39365v2, whole genome shotgun sequence genome encodes:
- the LOC138871290 gene encoding uncharacterized protein: MVRTRVTGHDGLSPVPAVRAARGRGRGRVHGRGIGVTRTAVRAAPTDPPIAPVQDQVPIVDAPVGPAQEPAMPFVIPVSSVHVSMPVGNTIMVDRVYRLCVMIIRGLETRVDLLLLSMVDFDVILGDDWLSLCHAILDCHAEMVTLAMLGLLRIEWRDLSGMPPDRDIDFGIDLVPGTQPISFPPHEEHIEHLRVVLQQLRKEKLYAKFLKCEFWLSSVAFLGHMVSSEGIQVFSSIASPLTKLIQKGAPFKWSDECEASFQKLKTALTTTPALVLPLASGSYTIYCDSSWIDIGCVLMQEDRVIAYASRFSQSVSKVGYSEPSRVLACVVSRSSLFYHIRECQYDDPHLLFLMDRVQHGDARDVTIGVDGYISDPSNVLDFSTFQLDGDLTYDVEPVAILGRQVRKLRSKDITSVKMQWIGQPMEDATWETEREM; encoded by the exons atggtaagGACACGTGTTACTGGACATGACGGATTGTCACCAGTGCCAGCAGTCAGGGCCGCGAGAGGTCGAGGTCGCGGTAGAGTCCATGGTAGGGGCATAGGTGTAACCCGTACAGCAgttagggcagcacctacagatccaccaatTGCTCCAGTGCAAgatcaggtcccaattgtggATGCACCAGTAGGACCAGCTCAGGAACCAGCTATGCCCTTCGTGATTCCAG TTTCATCTGTCCATGTATCTATGccggtgggcaatactattaTGGTAGACCGTGTATACCGGTTGTGTGTAATGATTATTAGGGGAttagagactagagttgatctattgctgcttagtatggttgactttgatgtgatattgggcgatgattggttgtctctgtgtcatgctattctggactgtcacgcTGAGAtggtgacattggctatgctagGGTTgctacggattgagtggcgag acctgtcgggcatgccgccggatagagatattgacttcggtattgatttggtgccgggaactcagcccatttcttttCCACC ACATGAGGAACACATTgagcatttgagggttgtattGCAGCAACTGaggaaggagaagctttatgccaagttcttaaagtgtgagttttggctcagttcagtagcGTTCTTGGGAcacatggtgtccagtgagggtattcag GTTTTCTCGTCTATTGcgtcgcccttgaccaaattgatccaaaagggtgctcctttcaagtggtcggatgagtgtgaggcgagctttcagaagctcaagactgccttgaccacaactccagcgTTAGTTCTGCCATTAGCTTCTGGTTCTTATACCATATATTGTGATTCTTCTTGGATCGacattgggtgtgttttgatgcaggaggatagagtgattgcttatgcttcac gctttagccaatcggTTTCTAAGGTTGGAtattcggagcctagtcgggtcctagcttgtgtggtttctcggtcttccttattctatcacatcagagagtgccagtatgatgatcctcatttgcttttcCTCATGGACAGGGTTCAGCATGgggatgccagagatgtgactattggtgttgatggg tatatCAGCGATCCATCtaatgttctagatttcagcacgtttcagttggatggtgatttgacttacgatgtagagccggtggctattttggggcgtcaggttcgaaagttgaggtcaaaggatataacttcagtgaagaTGCAGTGGATAGGTCAGCCCATGGAGGATGCTACTTGGgaaaccgagcgggagatgtag